CATCCCGAGGCAATGAAAAAGCACACGAGCCATTTACACAACAACCTGCTGAACATCGCGGCCGAACGCGGGATTCCGGGACTCTTGGCCTGGATGTGGTTCATGGGCGCGTTTTTCGCCGCCGCGTTAAGGCGCTTGAAAGGATACGGCGAATCGGGGTTCGAGAAGCGTTATTTGAGCGTCGCTGGGCTCTCGGCGATTACTGGATTTTTCATCGCCGGACTATTTGAATATAACTACGGCGATTCGGAAGTGGTCATGCTCGCCTACTTCGCCATGTCGCTTCCGTTCATGGGAGCGCGAGAGACGGGTTCTACCGGAGGCGGATGATCGTTTGCAGGAAGCTGAGGCGATCAACCGATTCGCCGGCGGTGAGTAAAACCTCACCCATTTTTTCCCCGTGAAGTTCGTACACGAGACGGCCCACTTGCTGTCCTGCCCGGACGGGAGCGGAAACCGAGGCGGGGATTTCTTTGCGGACAGAAATATTTTTCTCTTGCCCCCGCCGGACCAGTTTGCGAAATCTGCTTTTAGACTTCAGATGGATAATGTCCTTCTGGCCGCGTTTGACTTTCACCGTATAGCCGGTTTTATTCTCGGATTTTTGTCCTTCATACCAACGAAAGTTAGCGAATCCCCACGCGAGCAGGCGTTTCGCCTCGAATTCGGTCAAGAGACCGCCTACCGTGTTGTCCGCCACGCCCATAGCAGGGCCCGTCGTGCTACCGAGCCGACACGCCCAGGAAGGCGCCCAGCGAGTCAGCCCCCGCCGGGGGAGCTGCTTTTTCTACGCCCAGGTTTTCTTCCATCCAGCGGTTCGCCTGGGGTTCGGTCAAGGGCTTTCGACTGACCGCAAAGTGTTCCAAGGCCAACTTACCCTTGCCCTCTGCGTGGCAAGCCGCACAGTCCAGGCCCGACGGATTAGCGTGAGCGGCCGGTACGCCGGCCGGTCCAGCCTCCTCGTCCCCCTCGGTAATCACGGCACCCAGCTCGTAGCCGTCTACACCGGAAAAATACTTGACGACGGAGTCGGCTTCTTCCGAGCTCATGCCGAAGGTAGGCATCCTCACGTCAAGCCAGGGGCGCAAGCGTACGGGCTTGAGAAGGAAATCAAAAAACCAATCCTGTTGCAGCTTGGTACCCTCGCCCTCGAGTATCGGCGGAGCATTTTCGAGGTTTTCGTAGTACTTACGAATCTTCCCCTCGCTGCCTTCGAGCGTATGGCAACCATTACAGTTGTAGTAGTTGACGACCTCGCGACCGCGGGCTACCTCGATGTCGCCGGCCCCGTGGGCCATGAAACGACTGTTGGTTTTTGACTCGGTACGACTGGAAAGAAACGCGACCAAGGCCAGTGCGTCTTCTTCTGACAGGTTGAAGTCAGGCATCACTGCACCGATTCGATCAGTGGCGTAGCCCCTCGGCTCAAGAACCTTGTGGTAGGTGTAGTCGTACCAGGTATGGGCAACGTCGGTGCGGTTGCCGAAATACAACTCCTCGTCAAACTTCGAACCAAAGAACGAAAGCTCCGCCCCAATACGAACCTGCCCTTTCATGCCGTCGATTTCATGACAACCAAAGCAACCGTACTTGCGAATGAGCTCTTCGCCCTGTTCCACGGTTGCCGCTTCGGCGAGTCGACCGCGCAACGCGCCGTCTGCTTCCCTCGGGTCCCCCTCTCGCAGTGTAAGGAGGTAAGAAGTAATAGCTCCGGCTTCCTTTTCAGCGAGCCTCAGGTTCGGCATCTTGGTGTGCGAAGAAAATCCTCTCGGGTCACGCACCCAGTTGTACAACCACAATCCCGTGGTCTTTTCTGCAACACGCGCCAGGTTCGGTGCAACGTCCTTGCCGTCGGCCACGTGGCTCGCGAACTCATCAGCCGCAAAGCCGTGACAGCCCAGACAGCCCAGAGAACGGGTGAGAGCTTTGCCTTCCGCCACCAGCCCGGCGTTGCCTGGATCAACACCCACGGGACTGTCAGCCGCGTCCAACCAGGTCACCGATTCTTCGAGGGAGTCCGACAACAGGTAGGCCACTATAGCCTCAGCCTCGTCCCTCTCCAGCAAAAAGTCAGGCATGCGCGTGCGCGGCCGGAAAGCGGTCGGGTCAGCTACCCAGTCGACCAACCATTCGGGGTTGTCCTTGGCCGCGACTCGCTTGAGAGAAGGAGCCACCTTCGCCAGGTGGTCGTAGCCATAAGCCAGATGGCAACCGTGGCAACCCAGTTCCTGAAACAGACGTTCACCGCGAGCACCCGCGTCCTGTTTCTCCATTCCCTGCAGCGACACGTGACAACTCAGGCAGCGTGCTTCCAGTCCGCCTTCAAAAGTAACGAGAGGATCTTCCCAGTAGTGGTCTCCACCGTGGGCCCGCTCTACTTCGTTCATCGCCGCCCCCTCTCCACCGTGGCAGGGAGTGCAACCAAACTTGCGCACTTCGTGGTTGCCCAGGTAGTACTTGCGGTCGGGATGGGTGCGGAAAGGGTTCTCTTCTTCTTCGAAACCGCTCTTGTCGATGGCCACGTGGCAGTTCTGGCAACGCTCTACCTTACTGACCAGTTGATCGAAGTTGTTGCGCTCGAAGTCGGCAAGGACCACCTGTTCAACGACCGGTATATTGGGGACCCTCATGCCTAACATCTCAAAAGAAACCGAATCGAGCTTCTGCCCGATGCTCCCCAGTTCAGCCATGAAAGGCCGCAAGTCGGATTCGGCCTGCTCTTCGCGCTCGCGAATCTCCCTCGCGGCAGCTTCCAAGGCGGCAACGGCAACCTCGGCCCCTTCGAAGGCAGCCAGGGTGACTTCCAGGCGGTCCTCGAGGGCTGCAACCGCGGCCAGTTCAGAATCCCCGCTCTCGCCGTGAAGCTTGGCAAACTCGACCCTGTACCAGGCTTCCTCAATCTCGCTCTTGACCACGCGGTTGTCGAGATCGGTCTCCATGGCAGTTACTTCAGCGCGGGATTTTTCCCTGGCCAGCCGACTGAGTTCTTCGGCGGCCTCGCCCGACGCGAGATCAAGTCTCGTCTGTTCAAGGGCGGCAAGTGCTTCACCGTAAGCTGGGTCTTCGGCTAGACGGACCAGCTCAGTTTCGCGCTGAAGCTCGTACTTATCTATCGCAAGCCTGTAAAAATCAGCCTTGTACTTCTTCCACTCGTGCCGAGAGAAAGTATCCTGCCACACGGCCCACACAGTGCAGGCCACCAGTACGCCTATGACGAGAAGAAAAACTGCGCCGTAAGAACGCTTTTCTTCTTCTTCGACTAAGCCGCGGTTGCTTGTAAATTTGCCCTTGGCCATCTCGTGTTCCCGGTTGGTCCTGATCTACTTCAATTAGAGGAGCAGCGGCCGTAACCGCGCTCAGTTCCCACGTCCTTCTATCAAGCGGCCGACATAAAACAGCCCGGCACCCGAAGCCGCCAATCCCAGTTCCCTTAACAAGGTCACGGCACCGGTTATCCCCGCCACAAGCCCGAAGCCGACCACGCAGAGGCCGGCGACCTGCAATCCCCTGGCGAAATAGAACTCCACTTCGTCAGATATTAATCCAGGGTGTAACCATGATGTACTTGATATTGAAGCCCATCCTCATGATGAGCTTGATAACAACCGCGATCATGTTGAGGAACAGAAAACTCGCGAGGCCGAACCTCGCCATCCCCCAACGTTCCATGAATTCGCGGCCCTTGGCCCGCACGATCAGCCAGTACATCAAGCCGGTACCAAGGACGAAATAGCCGCCCACCACCGCCAGGCCGAACAGGGCAGACAGGGTGTAATCCCTGAATCCGAACAGGTATGGCAAGTCGACGTTGCTCATGGCGACGACCTTATGGCTGTCCCACACTTCCCACGGCCAGAACCAGTTCCACCCCGGGCCGCGGAGAAACGTCCCCACCACGATCAACACGATCCAGAGAACATGGAAGCCACCAAAAAACGTAAGGATCTCCCACTTACGGTCGGCGTAACAGAAATAGCCGTTGCCCTTGGGATTGATGTCTATGTAGGGCAACACCATGAGGCCCACGATTATAAACGACGGGAGCACCACGCCGGCGTGCCAGGGGTCAAAGAAAACCAGGATTTCCTGCAGTCCGAGGAAATACCAGGGCGCCTTCGAAGGGTTGGGAGTCCTGGTAGGTGCCGCCGGCTGTTCCAGCGGCGCATCCACGAGCAATGACCACACAAGCATGAAAGCCAGTACAGCCAGGAAACAGATAAACTCCGCCCTGACGAGATGCGGCCAGGTGTGAATCTTGTCGTCACCCGGCCCCTTGGCTCTCAGCAGGGTCTTTTCCACTCGCCCGCCGTCGGAAACCTGCGGCGCGGCTTTGCCAACGTCCGCCATGGTCTTGATCTGTTTAGATTCAGCCATGTCGCCTCACAGTGCCGGGCCGGATAGGCCGTCCCGCCTAATTCTCCAGAAGTGAACGATCAACAGCAGCGTTGTCACCAGGGGAAAGAAGATGCAGTGCAGGATGTAAAACCGCAGGAGCGTGTGCGGGCCAATCTCGCCGCCGCCGAATATCAACGCGCGCGCATCGTAGACCGCGTTTACCCCGGCAAACTCAGCAAAGGGCCCTTCGTGCCCCAGCAACGGTGTAGCGCGGGCCATGTTTGACCCCACGGTCACCGCCCAGATCGAAAGCTGATCCCAGGGCAGCAGGTAACCGGTAAAACTGAGCAGCAAGGTAAGCACGAGCAGGATCACTCCCACGACCCAGTTAAACTCGCGCGGGGGTTTGTACGAGCCGGTCATGAACACCCGGAACATGTGTAGCCACACCGCGATGACCATTGCGTGCGCGGCCCAGCGATGCATGTTTCTCATGAGCATACCGAAGGGCATGTCGAACTCGAGGTACTTCATGTCGGCGTACGCGTACTCGGCAACCGGTCGGTAGTAGAACATGAGATAGACACCGGTCACCACGGTAATAAGAAACATCAGGAAGGTTATACCGCCCATGCACCAGGTGAACTTCAAGCGAATCCCGTGCCGTCTCACCTTCGAAGGATGAAGGTGAAGCCAGACATTACCTGAGACCATCAACACGCGGTTGCGCGGAGTGTCGTCGTAGCCGTGCCGGAAGATCGACTGCCACACCGGGCTCTCGACGATCTGCTTTTTGATTTCCTCCCACTTGCTCATAAGTATTGTTTCTATCCCCGTCTGCGGTCAGGCCGCTGCAGATTCAGACCGTCAGGTACGACCCGGGCTTGCCCCAGTCGCCTCTTTCCGACCGATACTTCACGCCCACGTCTACCAGCAACTCGCCTTCTTCGGTCAAGGTGATGCGCACCCGCTCGAGCGGCCGCGGCGCCGGACCTTCAAAATTAACCCCGCTACGGTAGAAGCCGCTGCCGTGGCAGGGACACTTGAACTTGTTCTCGGCCGTCAGCCAGCGCGGCGTGCACCCAAGGTGAGTACACTTGGCGTAAAGGGCGTAAAACCCTTTCTCGTCCCTGACGATCCAGACTCGAAAGTCCTTCTTGAATTTCTCACTGACCTCGCCAATGCCAAAATCATCGGGTATGCCGGCCTTGAAGGTCGTGTCGGGCTTGAACAGCACCCGCGGAAAGCTGGAACGCATTCCCGCAAGCAGGGTCGCCAGCGACACAATTCCGAAACCCGACCAGCCCAGCCGTCCGAAAAAATCGCGCCTCGACCACACGCTGGCCATCTGCTCTTTGCCACGCTTGCGGCGGTCAGCCTCCTGTTGCTGCTCGACGCGTCGCTGCTCATGGATGCCGGCGATTTCTTCTGCGCTCAGTTCCTCTTTATCTTTCGCCATCGCTATTTCTTATTCCCGGTCCGATCCTGCTGCAGAACTTCCGTCGTCTCCGCTCTCAGCCCAAGCTCCTGTCATCCCGCTCCAGAACTTCTGGAGCAACATCACCAGCAGTCCCCAGGCAAGCAGCCCCCCCCCGAAGGCGAGGATGAGCATCCCAATCGGCGGGAAAACCGGTATCAACAACGGGCCCACGATGCACAAGAGCACCCCCAGGCCAAAACTGCTTACACCAGTGCCTCTTCCTCTTAGTGAATCCTCGCGCTCTTCATTACTCGACGCCCGCCCTGCCGATGGCT
The DNA window shown above is from Candidatus Binatota bacterium and carries:
- a CDS encoding c-type cytochrome encodes the protein MAKGKFTSNRGLVEEEEKRSYGAVFLLVIGVLVACTVWAVWQDTFSRHEWKKYKADFYRLAIDKYELQRETELVRLAEDPAYGEALAALEQTRLDLASGEAAEELSRLAREKSRAEVTAMETDLDNRVVKSEIEEAWYRVEFAKLHGESGDSELAAVAALEDRLEVTLAAFEGAEVAVAALEAAAREIREREEQAESDLRPFMAELGSIGQKLDSVSFEMLGMRVPNIPVVEQVVLADFERNNFDQLVSKVERCQNCHVAIDKSGFEEEENPFRTHPDRKYYLGNHEVRKFGCTPCHGGEGAAMNEVERAHGGDHYWEDPLVTFEGGLEARCLSCHVSLQGMEKQDAGARGERLFQELGCHGCHLAYGYDHLAKVAPSLKRVAAKDNPEWLVDWVADPTAFRPRTRMPDFLLERDEAEAIVAYLLSDSLEESVTWLDAADSPVGVDPGNAGLVAEGKALTRSLGCLGCHGFAADEFASHVADGKDVAPNLARVAEKTTGLWLYNWVRDPRGFSSHTKMPNLRLAEKEAGAITSYLLTLREGDPREADGALRGRLAEAATVEQGEELIRKYGCFGCHEIDGMKGQVRIGAELSFFGSKFDEELYFGNRTDVAHTWYDYTYHKVLEPRGYATDRIGAVMPDFNLSEEDALALVAFLSSRTESKTNSRFMAHGAGDIEVARGREVVNYYNCNGCHTLEGSEGKIRKYYENLENAPPILEGEGTKLQQDWFFDFLLKPVRLRPWLDVRMPTFGMSSEEADSVVKYFSGVDGYELGAVITEGDEEAGPAGVPAAHANPSGLDCAACHAEGKGKLALEHFAVSRKPLTEPQANRWMEENLGVEKAAPPAGADSLGAFLGVSAR
- a CDS encoding cytochrome C, with product MADVGKAAPQVSDGGRVEKTLLRAKGPGDDKIHTWPHLVRAEFICFLAVLAFMLVWSLLVDAPLEQPAAPTRTPNPSKAPWYFLGLQEILVFFDPWHAGVVLPSFIIVGLMVLPYIDINPKGNGYFCYADRKWEILTFFGGFHVLWIVLIVVGTFLRGPGWNWFWPWEVWDSHKVVAMSNVDLPYLFGFRDYTLSALFGLAVVGGYFVLGTGLMYWLIVRAKGREFMERWGMARFGLASFLFLNMIAVVIKLIMRMGFNIKYIMVTPWINI
- a CDS encoding DUF4405 domain-containing protein, translated to MSKWEEIKKQIVESPVWQSIFRHGYDDTPRNRVLMVSGNVWLHLHPSKVRRHGIRLKFTWCMGGITFLMFLITVVTGVYLMFYYRPVAEYAYADMKYLEFDMPFGMLMRNMHRWAAHAMVIAVWLHMFRVFMTGSYKPPREFNWVVGVILLVLTLLLSFTGYLLPWDQLSIWAVTVGSNMARATPLLGHEGPFAEFAGVNAVYDARALIFGGGEIGPHTLLRFYILHCIFFPLVTTLLLIVHFWRIRRDGLSGPAL
- a CDS encoding Rieske (2Fe-2S) protein translates to MASVWSRRDFFGRLGWSGFGIVSLATLLAGMRSSFPRVLFKPDTTFKAGIPDDFGIGEVSEKFKKDFRVWIVRDEKGFYALYAKCTHLGCTPRWLTAENKFKCPCHGSGFYRSGVNFEGPAPRPLERVRITLTEEGELLVDVGVKYRSERGDWGKPGSYLTV